The Caldisericota bacterium nucleotide sequence TATTTATTTGCTTCTACCATCTAAAATGCGAGTAGGAACGGTTTGCCTCAGCCATCTTATGCACATCTGTCTTCTTCTTGTAGGCTCCACCTGTTTCATTAGCGGCATCTATAATTTCTTGTGCAAGTTTTTCTATCATAGATTTACCCGTCCTGACTCTTGAAGCTCTTACGATCCATTTTAAACTAACTTTTTCTCCTCTTCCTTTTTCGACTTCCGAAGGTACCTGGTAAGTAGACCCTCCAACTCTCCTTGGTTTAACCTGTACTAAAGGCCTTACATTAGAAAGAGCCAATTCAAAAATTTCCAAAGGGTCTTTCTTCACTTTTTCTTTAATAATATCAAATGCTCCATAAACAATTGCTTGAGATAAACTTTTTTTACCAT carries:
- the rpsG gene encoding 30S ribosomal protein S7; translated protein: MPRRGVIKSRKILRDPVYNSVKLSKLINNVMLDGKKSLSQAIVYGAFDIIKEKVKKDPLEIFELALSNVRPLVQVKPRRVGGSTYQVPSEVEKGRGEKVSLKWIVRASRVRTGKSMIEKLAQEIIDAANETGGAYKKKTDVHKMAEANRSYSHFRW